A single genomic interval of Bacillus sp. es.036 harbors:
- the spoVID gene encoding stage VI sporulation protein D: MPEGSYLHFSVEEQVWLKKGQEVEEVLSISLDPEISIEEYEDYVAVKGCLYLTGEYLQRDQTGHEDISEGSPYRSIHEVHVREDGTASMGHRFPVDITIPASRIRSLEDIFVTVDTFDYTVVEENCLQLKADISISGIQGDPNRVEIEVDEVEEDESEFSQEEESVWENDIKYVEHEEESLEQISHLRTPQVDMRAQSDSDEVDYSNTSAEIEENEEYLEPTYDFLTRMARQLEGSTEYNNQPIVEETRSAQTNDYDEEEILEQKKQTPREENALYLTSMLTKEEEQFSKMKMCIIQPGDSLSEIAERYRVLPSHLARVNRLEEEEVKEGQILYIPVNR; this comes from the coding sequence ATGCCTGAAGGCTCATATTTGCATTTCTCCGTAGAGGAGCAGGTCTGGTTAAAGAAAGGACAGGAAGTTGAAGAGGTTCTATCGATATCACTCGATCCTGAAATTTCGATTGAAGAGTATGAGGATTATGTAGCTGTGAAAGGCTGTTTATATTTAACGGGAGAATATTTGCAGCGTGATCAAACAGGTCATGAAGATATCAGTGAAGGATCTCCCTACCGCTCAATTCATGAAGTTCATGTAAGAGAAGATGGTACGGCGTCGATGGGACACCGATTTCCGGTAGATATTACGATTCCTGCAAGTCGTATTAGAAGTCTAGAAGATATATTTGTTACGGTCGATACGTTTGACTACACGGTAGTGGAGGAGAATTGCCTTCAGTTGAAAGCTGACATATCTATCAGTGGGATCCAGGGTGATCCAAATCGTGTAGAAATAGAGGTCGATGAGGTGGAAGAAGACGAAAGTGAATTTAGTCAAGAAGAGGAAAGCGTGTGGGAGAATGATATTAAATACGTTGAGCATGAGGAAGAATCACTTGAACAGATCTCTCATTTACGCACCCCTCAAGTAGATATGCGAGCACAATCCGATTCGGATGAAGTTGATTATTCAAATACGAGTGCAGAAATTGAAGAAAATGAGGAATACCTGGAACCAACGTATGACTTTCTAACACGGATGGCTCGCCAATTGGAAGGATCAACTGAATATAACAATCAGCCTATAGTAGAAGAAACGCGCTCTGCTCAAACCAACGATTATGATGAGGAAGAGATACTTGAACAAAAGAAACAAACACCTCGTGAAGAAAATGCCCTTTATTTAACAAGTATGTTAACAAAAGAAGAAGAGCAGTTTTCGAAAATGAAAATGTGTATCATCCAACCTGGTGATTCATTGTCTGAAATTGCAGAACGCTATCGTGTTCTTCCAAGTCACCTTGCTCGCGTAAACCGTCTTGAAGAAGAAGAGGTAAAGGAAGGGCAGATCTTATATATACCAGTGAATCGGTAA